The window CTGCATCTGTCATTTGAGACAATTCTATCTTTTTTTTATTACATCATTTTCTAGTTGAAGCCAATAGTTTTTTTCTTCTAATTGCTTTATCTTTTCTTTTAACTGTGCTTGTGTTAATGAGTTTCTCTCTACTTTAGTATCTTTTAAATTTTTACGAAACTTTGGCATTTTTGAAGTTCTTCCTCTCTTTTTAGGTTTTAGTCCTTCTATGTCTTTTTCTCTAAAGGCATTTACCCATCTTACTATTATTGATGGATTGTTTATTTTTAGTTCATTTGCTAGGCTTTGATAGGACATTTCTCCCCTTAAATACAAGTTTACTACATTTAACTTAAATTCCAAAGTGTATTGTGTATTTTTCCTTTTTACTTTTAGTCCTTCATATCCTTGTGTCTTGTATGCATTTACCCATGTTATTATTATGCTTTTATTTGGTATTGAGTATTTATATGTTAAATTTTTATATGAGATGTTTGTTTCTAAATATTCTTTTACTACTTTCATTTTAAATTCTGTACTATATTTTGCCATTAAAAAACTGACCTCCTTTAGTTAGTTTTTAGGTCTAACTTTTGGGGGTCAGTTCAAAAGAGTTCATTTTTTTATAATTTTTTCTTGTTAATTTCTATTATATTTTACAATAAAAATTATTTTTTAACTGTTTTTAATGAAACTATAAGTAATACTGCTCCTATTACGGCACCGATAAGCATTGCTAGTAGGTACATTACAGGATTTGTTACCCCACCTGCTACTACTGCAAAAATTCCTCCGTGAGGTGCTTTTGATACGATACCGAATATCATACTTAAAGCTCCAGCAACTCCAGCCCCTACGAATAAAGGTGGAATTACACGCAACGGATTACTTGCTGCAAAAGGAATAGCTCCCTCTGTGATAAAGGCAAGACCCATTACATAGTTTACCAAAGCTCCCTCTCTTTGTGATGCTGGCCATATATTTTTGCTAACTGTTGCTGAAAGAGCGATAGCTAAAGGAGGAACCATCCCCCCAACCATAACAGCTGCCATTACATCACTTCCTAATGTTCCAGCAGAAGCTAAAAGTCCTGTTCCAGTTACATAAGCTGCCTTGTTGATTGGACCACCCATGTCAATAGCCATCATAGCACCAACAACAAATCCAACTAGTAATTTACCACTACCGTTTAAACCTTCAATAAATCCTTTTAAGCCTTCCATAACGCTTGCCATAGGTGCATTAATTACATAAATCATAAGAGTGCCCATAAGTGATGTTCCTAAGATTGGGAAGATAAATATTGGTTTAAGACCATCTAAAGAACGTGGTAACCATGAGAATAAGTATTTAAGAACTTGAACAATTCCTCCAGCTAGGAAACCAGCTACTAAGGCTCCTAAGAAACCAGATGGAGTATATGTAAGTAATTCATTACCTGCTGCTAGACCAAGAATACTTGGGTTTGCTAAAATACCACCAAACACACCAATAATAAATCCAGGTCTGTCTGCTATACTACGTCCAATAAAACCAGCAAGAATTGGTAACATCATAGAGAATGCTATCTGCCCAAACCAGAAAATTACAGCTGCAAAGGCGTTATAATCATCTGCTTTAGGGTCATATGATGTTATCCCCCAAATAAATGATAGGGCTATAAGCATACCACCAGCTACTACGAATGGCAACATGTTACTTACACCTTCCATTAGGTGTTTATAAGCACGTCGTCCTAAACTTTCGTTTGCTGTATCTTCATCTGTACTTACATCGCCATTGTGTACATATTTTGGAGTTTTACCATCTATTATATTTTGTAATAATTCTTTAGGCTTATTAATACCGTCTGCTACTTTTGTTATAATAGCTGGTTTTCCATTAAATCGTGCAACCTCAACTTTTTTATCAGCTGCAACTATAACACCAACTGCTCTGTCAATATCTTCTTTTGTTAATTTATTTTCTACACCGATTTGACCATTAGTTTCAACCTTAATATCTACTCCTAACTCTTTAGCTGTTTCTTTTAATTTTTCAGCTGCCATAAATGTATGGGCGATACCTGTTGGACAAGCAGTTACTGCAACTACATAAGGTTTTTCATCTGATGTTTTTGTTGCTTCTTCAGCTTTAGGAGCTTCATTTTTAGCAACAAATTTTTCAAAAACTTCTTTTACATCTTCTGCCTTAGTTGCTTTTTCTAAACCAGCTTTAACATCGCTATCCATAAGAGCCATAGATAGTGTAGATAAGGCTTTAAGGTGTTCATCAGCGCCACCAGATGGTGCACATATCATAAAAATATGTTTGGCTGCAAGTCCGTCAAAACTTTCCCACTCTACACCAGCATCACTTTTGGCATATATTACAGTCGCTTCTTTAAAATCATCACTCTTAGCGTGAGGTATAGCTATAGCTTCTCCAACACCAGTAGTAGATTGAGCTTCTCTTTCTAATAAGGCTTGTAAAAAACTATCCTTGCTAGCTATTACATTTTTTTCTACTAACATAGTCGTTAGTTTATCAAGTGCTTCTTTTTTATCAGTAGCACTAAAATTAAATTGAACTAAATCATAATTTATTAATGAAGTTAATTTCATTTTATTCTCCTTTTATTAAATTTATTTTAATGATTTTAATTAATTTTATTTTAATGATTTTAATTAATTTTATTTACTTGAATTTGTGGCAATAAAGATTCTATTAAATCCTTTTTCCCAACACCAGCAGAAAATGATGTTGCACCACCTGCTGCCGAAGCATATTTTAAGGCTTCTTTATAATCTTTTGTTTCATCGTATTTAGCAACGAACATGGCTAACATACTATCTCCAGCTGCTGAGGTAGAAACTATTTTTCCTTTTGCTACATTAACAGTATATATTTCACCCTCATGAGTAAGTAGCAAGGCTCCCTCTCCACCACGAGAAACCAAGACATTTTTTGCACCCTTGTCCTGTAATTTTCTTGCATACTCTAGTATATCATCTATACTTGTAATTTCTACACCAAACATTTCACCCAGTTCAAATTGATTAGGTTTTACAATGAATGGATTGTATTTTAAAGTTTCCAAAACTAAATCTTTGTTGCTATCTATAATCAACTTAGCACCCTGATTTTTTACTTTTTCTGCAATTTTTACAAAATCACTTATTTGCATCCCTGTAATTATATTTCCTGAAAGAAATACTGTATCTAAAGAACTTAAAGTATCTAATTTTTCATAAAAAGATTTTAAGTTATCATTTGTTATTCCACTACTTTGACCGTTAATTTCTGTTTCGCTATCGGCTATTAATTTAATATTAATACGAGTTTTACCTGCCGTTTCAACAAAATCTGTTACTACTCCTTGCTTTTCTAATTCACTTTTAATAAAAGCACCCGTAAAACCAGAAACAAAACCTAGAGCCTTGGTTTTTTTACCTATATTATTCAGCAACATAGATATATTTATTCCCTTACCACCAACTACATATTCTGCTTCATTAGTTCTGTTTAGCTTACCTAGTTCTAATTTCTCAGGTCTAACAAGCATATCGATAGCTGGATTTAATGTTATTGTGTAATACACCCTATCCCTCCTTTTTAATTTTAATAATATTGTATTGATTATGATATTTTTCAGGTGCCTCATAAGTTACAATAGTAGATTCATCAAAATTTGAAAATTTATAAAATTTTCTGTGGTCGAATTTAGATATATCTGCTAAAATAAATTTTCTTTTGCTATTTTTTATAGCCAAAGATTTTAATATAGCCTCATTTTCATCAGCCGTAGATATACCAAAATCCAAATCCACTCCATTACAACCTATAAAACACACATCAAAACTATATTTAGAAAGTTGTTCATAAGCATTCATACCGATTATAGCTTGGGTTGAATGTTTAATAAGTCCACCCAATATTATTGTGTGTATCTTATTATCTAACAATTTTCTTAAGTGATAAGCAGAATTAGTAATTACCTTGATATTTCTATTTTTTAAATAGTCAATCATCTCATAAGTTGATGTCCCAGAATCCAAATATATAGTTTGCCCATTTTCTATAAAATTCTCACAAACATATTTAGCAACTTCTTTTTTATCTAAAGTAAATTCAGATTTTTTAGAAGTAATATTACTTTCTAGACCTCTTGTAGAATTTTTCTTGGCAGCTCCACCATGAGTTCTAAAAATTAAATTTTTTTCTTCTAATAAACTTAAATCTCTTCTTATAGTTGCTTCAGAAACATCACAAACAAGAACTAATTCTTGTAGAGAAACAATATTTTTCTCTTCTAATAATTGTAAAATTTTTCTTCTTCTCTCATTCATACTTTTCCCTCATACAAAGAAATTATAATTAATTTTTTTGATTAAAACAATCATTTTATTTATATTTTGCACAAAAACGAGCATATTTTCAAAAAATATGCTCGTTTTTCTAAGTTTATTTGATTGTTTTTCATTTAATAAAGTAAATCAGACCTTATCCAACCTTCTTTGCCATCATATACTACCCTAGACCAGTATTCCCCTGCATCATTAAGAAGAGTATATAATTCTTGAACAACATAACCTTGTCTTACTGCATCTAATATAAGACTTGTATCATTAGGTTCTTGCCTTAAATTAACACCAATTTCTGGAATAACTGTTTTTGAAACTTCATAAATCGGTGCTTTTTCTACTGTTGAACTAGGTGTAACTTCAGTAATTATAATTTCTTCTTGTTCTTGTGTATCTGGTCTTGCTACATTTGCAACTTCATTTGAAGCAGACTGTGCTGTATCTTCAGCCACTCTTTCTTCTGGTGTAGCATTTTCTTCTGCAACCTTATCTTCAATCACTTTTTCTTCAACTTTATTTTCTTTTTCTTTTTCAGCTAAACCACTAACAGTATAAGTCTTTTTAAATTCACCACTAACATGTAAATTATATTTTTTAATATCTTCTTCTTTTAGCTTAATAGTAACATCAACCCTATCACCATTTTTTAAGTCACTATTTTTACTATAAGATATTTCAGGTTTTTTTAATGCTTCATTTAATTCAGAATTATTAACTTTGGTATTTGTAACTTCTGGAACTTTTTTAATTTCTATATTAGCCTTACCTTGACCCTCATTTCCACTAGTAACAAAATTCACCTCATAAGCTGATAAATTTATATTCGCTTGCTTATTGTCATTAAAAAATCTCTGATATGCAAAATAAGTTGCAATTAAAGCTATAATTATAGCAAATATAGAAACTACATATGAAAATTTAAGTATTTTTGTTTTTTTAGTTCCTTCTTGTTTGTTATTATTAGCTTTTATTGGATTTCCATATTCATCACAGTAAACCTTATATTTTTTTCCTGCTTTATCATAATCAATAAAATATAAATTTCCTGCTTTATCTTGATATATCTCTACTTCAACTTCCATTGGATTTCCGTACTTATCACAATAAACTTTATAGGGTTTGTTATTTTTATCATACTCTACAAAATAGAAGTTCCCCGCTCCATCTTGGTATATTTCTTTTTTCATTAAATTCTCCTATCCTTCTAAGCATTAAAAGTTTCACAAGAAACAATTTAATTTTTACAAATTTTAAACATAAATTAATATAAAATATATTATACCATATAAAGTTTTTTATTTCTATCCCATTCTATCATTATGAAATTATTAGTAAATTATATAATTAAGTTAGCCAGTAGTACAAAAAAAGCATCTCATAGGATATACTTTTAGTAACTACAAAAAAAGGATACCAAGAGATGCAAGAACATTATAACACAAAAGGCAAACACATTACAGAAAAAGAGCGTTATTTAATTGAAAAATGGAAAAAAGAAGGAAAAAGTAACCGAGAAATCGCTAGATTATTAGGCAAAAATCACCAAACTATTAATAACGAAATTAAACGCGGACTGATTGATTTATCTTTTCATGGTGGCACTAAAGAATACTCTGCTCAAAAAGCACAGAATGATTATAATCATTTACGTTTAGCCGTAGGTAGAACGGATACGTGGACTGTAGAAAAAGAAAATGTAATCAGAGAAAAAATTATGGATAAATATTCCCCTGAAATGATTAGTCAATTACCAGATATGCCGTCTTTTACGACAATTTACACATGGATATATAAAGGATGGATAGCAGGTATTTCACGTAAACATCTGATTTACCCTAGAAAAACTAAACCAATAAAATCAAATGAAAAACGACCACCAAGAAAAACGAATGCCCTCTCTATTGAACAGCGACCACAAGAGATTAACGAACGAAAAGAAATTGGGCATTTTGAAATTGATTTAGTCATTTTAAACAAGAAACGTGGACAACAGTTATTGACATTAACAGACAGAAAAACACGCTATGAAATCATTCGTCT of the Gemella sp. zg-570 genome contains:
- a CDS encoding helix-turn-helix domain-containing protein, whose product is MAKYSTEFKMKVVKEYLETNISYKNLTYKYSIPNKSIIITWVNAYKTQGYEGLKVKRKNTQYTLEFKLNVVNLYLRGEMSYQSLANELKINNPSIIVRWVNAFREKDIEGLKPKKRGRTSKMPKFRKNLKDTKVERNSLTQAQLKEKIKQLEEKNYWLQLENDVIKKR
- a CDS encoding IS30 family transposase; translation: MQEHYNTKGKHITEKERYLIEKWKKEGKSNREIARLLGKNHQTINNEIKRGLIDLSFHGGTKEYSAQKAQNDYNHLRLAVGRTDTWTVEKENVIREKIMDKYSPEMISQLPDMPSFTTIYTWIYKGWIAGISRKHLIYPRKTKPIKSNEKRPPRKTNALSIEQRPQEINERKEIGHFEIDLVILNKKRGQQLLTLTDRKTRYEIIRLIPDKTAQSVNTALTSIQQDYLIRSLTADNGSEFLRLDEAITCPIYYAHPFSSYERGSNENANRLIRRWFPKGTTTVTPNEVTAVEQWINRYPRKLFNYVCPYDLPEVANLLL
- a CDS encoding 1-phosphofructokinase family hexose kinase, encoding MYYTITLNPAIDMLVRPEKLELGKLNRTNEAEYVVGGKGINISMLLNNIGKKTKALGFVSGFTGAFIKSELEKQGVVTDFVETAGKTRINIKLIADSETEINGQSSGITNDNLKSFYEKLDTLSSLDTVFLSGNIITGMQISDFVKIAEKVKNQGAKLIIDSNKDLVLETLKYNPFIVKPNQFELGEMFGVEITSIDDILEYARKLQDKGAKNVLVSRGGEGALLLTHEGEIYTVNVAKGKIVSTSAAGDSMLAMFVAKYDETKDYKEALKYASAAGGATSFSAGVGKKDLIESLLPQIQVNKIN
- a CDS encoding DeoR/GlpR family DNA-binding transcription regulator, whose protein sequence is MNERRRKILQLLEEKNIVSLQELVLVCDVSEATIRRDLSLLEEKNLIFRTHGGAAKKNSTRGLESNITSKKSEFTLDKKEVAKYVCENFIENGQTIYLDSGTSTYEMIDYLKNRNIKVITNSAYHLRKLLDNKIHTIILGGLIKHSTQAIIGMNAYEQLSKYSFDVCFIGCNGVDLDFGISTADENEAILKSLAIKNSKRKFILADISKFDHRKFYKFSNFDESTIVTYEAPEKYHNQYNIIKIKKEG
- a CDS encoding fructose-specific PTS transporter subunit EIIC, whose amino-acid sequence is MKLTSLINYDLVQFNFSATDKKEALDKLTTMLVEKNVIASKDSFLQALLEREAQSTTGVGEAIAIPHAKSDDFKEATVIYAKSDAGVEWESFDGLAAKHIFMICAPSGGADEHLKALSTLSMALMDSDVKAGLEKATKAEDVKEVFEKFVAKNEAPKAEEATKTSDEKPYVVAVTACPTGIAHTFMAAEKLKETAKELGVDIKVETNGQIGVENKLTKEDIDRAVGVIVAADKKVEVARFNGKPAIITKVADGINKPKELLQNIIDGKTPKYVHNGDVSTDEDTANESLGRRAYKHLMEGVSNMLPFVVAGGMLIALSFIWGITSYDPKADDYNAFAAVIFWFGQIAFSMMLPILAGFIGRSIADRPGFIIGVFGGILANPSILGLAAGNELLTYTPSGFLGALVAGFLAGGIVQVLKYLFSWLPRSLDGLKPIFIFPILGTSLMGTLMIYVINAPMASVMEGLKGFIEGLNGSGKLLVGFVVGAMMAIDMGGPINKAAYVTGTGLLASAGTLGSDVMAAVMVGGMVPPLAIALSATVSKNIWPASQREGALVNYVMGLAFITEGAIPFAASNPLRVIPPLFVGAGVAGALSMIFGIVSKAPHGGIFAVVAGGVTNPVMYLLAMLIGAVIGAVLLIVSLKTVKK
- a CDS encoding SH3 domain-containing protein, giving the protein MKKEIYQDGAGNFYFVEYDKNNKPYKVYCDKYGNPMEVEVEIYQDKAGNLYFIDYDKAGKKYKVYCDEYGNPIKANNNKQEGTKKTKILKFSYVVSIFAIIIALIATYFAYQRFFNDNKQANINLSAYEVNFVTSGNEGQGKANIEIKKVPEVTNTKVNNSELNEALKKPEISYSKNSDLKNGDRVDVTIKLKEEDIKKYNLHVSGEFKKTYTVSGLAEKEKENKVEEKVIEDKVAEENATPEERVAEDTAQSASNEVANVARPDTQEQEEIIITEVTPSSTVEKAPIYEVSKTVIPEIGVNLRQEPNDTSLILDAVRQGYVVQELYTLLNDAGEYWSRVVYDGKEGWIRSDLLY